A window of the Leishmania mexicana MHOM/GT/2001/U1103 complete genome, chromosome 29 genome harbors these coding sequences:
- a CDS encoding putative phosphatidylinositol kinase, whose product MNDAPAAPAAAEAATTSRTENPVAASPSTPPPTSCIGSVWLGVYDRVSHTRFRIHIEDPVFLCILSNAVVPASESDGSLPFEMQEFVEYLDAYERKRLRQAYAARRGTNTNGGAVGSGRYGVHGDPAAAAAAAGSCGAGGVVSGSGAIHSGASGVPSVCGLNSCAPAGGPVPRKLEETLRDTLSENSDFFFRVSSVAYHLDPNPQGASACAPASTSAGSGVTGNVGIGAHSPRKGEGLASAAAGGVASLLTNTIAAASATGPPPRRNYSVHSGYSDAFHLCGRLFADVYRDHCRALAQKIASGFSGLRVEDCVKFRKAVWSGFHLKALEPYRSGARSESNLELRWVSEKIKDDQHLFPSRGVAPQQQSSHVSRLVDATLSYVANARLRVRPSSSIGGSANSSTGGNGAAGAGGAGAAGKGGGSAAARATVSGVAEENELNTFGLTKLLHSPSWQKDDESSDSCPSCGRVFISLSRPLGTRAHHCRSCGIRLCVFCITKRAHYSFAKLAKPGSSDEAEERLVCDTCYKEYETVSQLHYLGALFAFAGLGFSDLVLCRTVNEQWREAAELCISEYRLLLHNCDADLHSVKTPVGILLQNSLFLLLGDGPTSSIPVVHHPEAALLLLKFIATENLWVPDASYYFIWRLSSSVLNRADTVLTGLPSLSSSAASAAESKHHSFQLPVVPNFSHWHLFCTAFCSKIGSSYFFVKCAELLCAAPAKVYDAYVASALERMTRVYLSTTPLWKRLAEANQATAAAFAARRSSPPTTVPLPLPMLSDVTEGQVVTVWLLDMLHKDALVPAQRRRFQQLLEHVIPTVAGSSLSLVFIMLLSLQSYSYYGYDEDLFGLWRTRIVAEVGRKDPVARDRVVATLDFFHELDRFCAQSSVVSQTSVVGWIVAYCRRSTPKAPASATGAPGEATPPSARRGYHHSYIDLPHPILNPFKPYIVLKSIRLSGIKVAPNAASKPTWLAFSTWSTAEHLERHTTTAAKKFDGPTLPRGEPHAGRSGEWREKSTGSAPTYPSTKTSAPVTSPASAVDGVSPASLDDPLPQEFMFLYKRENVERDQLMCISSRLLQILLSSEIGNAEMLDYSVLPLSCDSGLIEKAEGRELSNLDNMDIASYVLHRGKRSCINFLASAKLFLLLNYIFSIGDRHKGNVLIGTNGALLHIDFRFIFSEKTFVEKLARSTVRIDDAFLAAVEQCQQRQCSCFAGPSPATTSSCPQGCASSPGFPGSGDRGSSATPTKAPEPSSAEIREAFFSSAAEWFVHVRPFAAVFYELWLYAVHRHTVPYNDAEMLNMLNTLFDRHASQISSASKFSTTMKESVNVCRLKDVTHSSAEVLRSFADQVSRRVSESSVDAVKMMGSMWSNWWSRRE is encoded by the coding sequence ATGAACGACGCCCCAGCTGCACCCGCCGCGGCGGAAGCCGCTACTACCTCCCGCACCGAGAACCCCGTTGCCGCCTCCCCGTCGACCCCGCCTCCGACAAGCTGCATCGGATCTGTATGGCTTGGCGTCTACGACCGTGTGAGTCACACGCGCTTTCGCATCCACATTGAGGATCCAGTTTTTCTGTGCATCCTGAGCAACGCGGTCGTCCCGGCTTCTGAGTCGGACGGCTCGCTGCCCTTCGAGATGCAGGAATTTGTGGAGTATCTGGACGCGTACGAGCGAAAGCGACTGCGGCAAGCTTacgcagcgcggcgcgggaCGAACAcgaacggcggcgccgttggTAGCGGAAGATATGGCGTGCATGGcgaccccgccgccgccgctgcagcggcaggatCGTGTGGCGCGGGAGGTGTAGTATCAGGCTCCGGCGCCATCCACAGCGGGGCTTCCGGTGTTCCCTCCGTGTGCGGCCTCAACAGTTGCGCACCAGCCGGCGGTCCGGTGCCACGTAAGctcgaggagacgctgcggGACACTCTGAGTGAGAACTCTGACTTCTTTTTCCGCGTGTCGAGTGTGGCGTATCACCTCGACCCAAACCCACAAGGCGCCTCAGCGTGCGCGCCCGCCTCGACAAGTGCGGGCTCTGGCGTGACGGGCAACGTTGGCATTGGCGCCCACTCTCCTAGGAAAGGCGAAGGTCTCgcgtcggctgcggcggggGGCGTGGCGTCGCTCCTCACAaacaccatcgccgccgcctcggcgacaggaccaccgccacggcgcaaCTACTCAGTGCACAGCGGCTACAGTGACGCTTTCCACCTGTGTGGTCGTCTCTTCGCGGACGTGTACAGAGATCACTGCcgcgcgctggcgcagaaGATCGCGTCTGGGTTCTCTGGCCTGCGCGTCGAGGACTGCGTGAAGTTCCGCAAGGCAGTGTGGTCCGGTTTTCATCTAAAGGCACTTGAGCCGTACCGTTCAGGTGCCCGCTCCGAGTCAAACCTTGAGCTGCGCTGGGTGAGCGAGAAGATCAAGGATGACCAGCACCTTTTTCCTTCACGCGGTGTAGctccacagcagcagagctCGCATGTGTCTCGACTCGTCGACGCGACACTGTCTTACGTCGCCAACGCGCGCCTTCGCGTGAGGCCCAGTAGCAGCattggcggcagcgccaacagcagcaccggtggAAACGGAGCCGCCGGTGCAGGtggagctggcgctgcgggcaaggggggcggcagcgccgccgcccgtgcaaccgtcagcggcgtcgcagAGGAGAACGAGCTGAACACGTTCGGCCTCACGAAGCTGTTGCACAGCCCGAGCTGGCAGAAGGACGATGAGTCGTCCGACTCCTGTCCGAGCTGCGGGCGCGTCTTTATCAGCCTCTCGCGTCCCCTCGGCACCCGCGCacaccactgccgcagctgcggcatTCGCCTGTGTGTTTTCTGCATCACAAAGCGGGCCCACTACTCCTTCGCGAAGCTTGCGAAACCCGGCAGCTccgacgaggcggaggagcgcctTGTCTGCGACACCTGCTACAAGGAATATGAAACCGTCAGCCAGCTGCACTACCTGGGGGCTCTCTTCGCGTTCGCCGGGCTGGGGTTCAGCGACTTGGTGCTCTGTCGCACCGTGAATGAGCAGTggcgcgaggcagcggagctGTGCATCAGCGAGTATCGATTGCTTCTGCACAACTGCGACGCTGACCTGCACTCTGTCAAGACACCGGTCGGCATTCTGCTCCAGAATAGCCTCTTTCTCCTTCTCGGTGACGGCCCGACGTCGTCCATCCCGGTTGTCCATCACCCGGAGGCagccttgctgctgctgaagttCATCGCGACGGAGAATCTGTGGGTGCCAGATGCGTCCTACTACTTCATTTGGCGCCTGAGCAGCTCAGTGCTGAATCGCGCAGACACGGTGCTGACGGGTCTGCCCAGTCTGTCCTCGTCCGCCGCTTCAGCGGCGGAGTCGAAGCATCACTCGTTTCAGTTGCCGGTGGTGCCCAATTTTAGTCACTGGCACCTCTTCTGCACCGCCTTTTGCTCTAAAATCGGCTCGAGCTACTTTTTTGTGAAGTGTGCGGAGCTACTTTGTGCCGCGCCGGCGAAGGTGTACGACGCCTACGTGGCCAGCGCTCTGGAGCGCATGACGCGCGTGTACCTGAGCACGACGCCGCTGTGGAAGCGCTTGGCAGAGGCGAATcaagccaccgccgctgccttcgcTGCACGGAGGTCGTCGCCGCCTACGACGGTGCCGCTTCCCCTGCCAATGCTGTCAGACGTGACGGAGGGGCAAGTGGTCACGGTGTGGCTGCTGGATATGCTGCACAAGGATGCGCTGGTGCCCGCGCAACGTCGCCGCTTTCAGCAGTTGCTCGAACATGTCATTCCGACCGTGGCGGGCTCGAGCCTTTCCCTGGTGTTCATCATGCTCCTGTCGCTGCAGTCCTACTCGTACTACGGCTACGACGAGGACTTGTTCGGCCTGTGGCGGACGCGCATTGTGGCGGAGGTGGGACGCAAGGACCCTGTGGCGCGCGACCGTGTCGTGGCGACACTCGACTTCTTTCACGAGCTCGACCGCTTCTGCGCGCAGTCGTCGGTCGTAAGCCAGACGTCGGTGGTGGGCTGGATCGTCGCCTACTGCAGACGCAGCACACCAAAGGCACCCGCatccgccaccggcgccccGGGCGAGGCGACCCCGCCGTCGGCACGGCGAGGCTATCACCACTCCTACATTGATCTCCCACATCCGATACTGAACCCGTTCAAGCCGTATATTGTGCTCAAGTCGATTCGCCTCTCTGGCATCAAGGTGGCGCCGAACGCGGCAAGCAAGCCCACGTGGCTCGCATTCAGCACCTGGTCAACCGCCGAGCACCTTGAGCGCcacacgacgacggcggccaaGAAGTTTGATGGGCCTACTCTGCCGAGAGGAGAGCCACACGCGGGGCGAAGCGGTGAGTGGCGCGAGAAAAGCACCGGGTCGGCACCAACGTATCCCTCTACCAAAACCTCTGCACCTGTCACGAGCCCGGCGTCCGCAGTGGACGGCGtctcgccggcgtcgctCGACGACCCTTTGCCGCAGGAATTCATGTTCCTCTACAAGCGCGAGAACGTGGAGCGTGATCAGCTCATGTGCATCTCGTCTCGTCTGCTGCAGATACTCCTGTCGAGTGAGATAGGGAACGCGGAGATGCTGGATTACAGTGTACTGCCGCTCTCCTGCGACTCGGGGCTTAttgagaaggcggaggggcgcGAGCTGTCGAACCTGGACAATATGGACATCGCCAGCTacgtgctgcaccgcggcaAGCGGAGCTGCATCAACTTTCTCGCCTCCGCAAAGCTGTTTCTTCTTTTAAACTACATCTTCAGCATCGGCGACCGGCACAAGGGAAACGTGCTGATCGGCACGaacggtgcgctgctgcacataGATTTCCGCTTTATCTTTTCTGAGAAAACGTTTGTGGAGAAGCTGGCGCGGTCCACAGTGCGCATCGACGACGCCTTCTTGGCTGCCGTGGAGCAgtgtcagcagcggcaatgCTCGTGCTTTGCCGGGCCCTCGCCAGCGACCACTTCATCATGCCCTCAAggctgcgcctcgtcgccTGGGTTCCCTGGCAGTGGCGACCGTGGTTCATCTGCGACCCCGACCAAGGCACCCGAGCCCTCGTCCGCCGAGATCCGCGAGGCTTTCTTTAGCTCCGCGGCGGAGTGGTTCGTGCATGTGCGTCCCTTCGCCGCCGTTTTCTACGAGCTCTGGCTCTACGCCGTGCACCGCCACACAGTCCCATACAACGACGCCGAGATGCTGAATATGCTGAACACGCTCTTTGACCGTCACGCGTCGCAAATATCGAGTGCGAGCAAGTTCAGCACGACCATGAAAGAATCCGTGAATGTGTGTCGCCTCAAGGATGTAACGCACTCGAGTGCtgaggtgctgcgcagcttcgcTGACCAGGTGTCGCGGAGAGTATCGGAGAGCAGCGTGGACGCCGTGAAGATGATGGGGAGTATGTGGAGTAATTGGTGGTCGCGCAGAGaatga
- a CDS encoding putative splicing factor 3a, whose amino-acid sequence MQTNVLERIRALEADIERCIDSIVQQDLFAASIENERHRILIDHFTLQQVGMVRSTAEKLLDVYLDEDDIVQVQTAPAESPDDIAAAVKEFEAKIADIREYHHIYRDLPPVKDELAVPSPRLLDDVFTVHERYGACFDMDAHYNRYSAFMVHTKTLAEGCASASAEVKRELAPLPPSSVLKWSSMWPGRLDFFSFIKALPQLLLHEVEAHRKVLGFALYRPFVAELLAYLEGFYRRIHPLKPAAFERLMAEVESDAEKYWASLVEAKAEVTSVAAAAAASTEDDQADVQDVEDERVEDREAGGAAGSSSKGQTAVPVRIAVENKVACGLAIPPSLRQHVKKFSLWPLPLIEKLIQDVAQASGTSDGAAASTSKYPTSLADVKTVCIMEAKAAALLQSLLYTTLETTNKSLLRDYSRTLEELENDREVAEQEFLDSLEEVRKNSADTMEGTVAHAAEYNLKLALEDSKGSRRGRHGKANAPAPVVPAPAATELPLEEEEEQLIGENGEPIPRWLAQLHQLDKMFRCDVCGGTIYKGPKVFREHFGAERHAEGLRRLGVMHHLKSYEGITSIRQVVEMRERLAGGESGFRKRLRDNTDNEEIQDARGHVVTAKEYLRLQQRRR is encoded by the coding sequence ATGCAGACCAACGTACTGGAGCGTATCCGGGCATTGGAGGCAGACATCGAGCGCTGCATCGACTCCATCGTCCAGCAAGACCTGTTTGCAGCGTCCATCGAAAACGAGAGGCACCGCATTCTGATCGACCACTTCACTCTGCAGCAGGTTGGAATGGTCCGTTCCACCGCTGAGAAGCTGCTCGATGTGTACttggacgaggacgacatTGTGCAGGTCCAGACTGCGCCGGCGGAGAGCCCAGACGACATCGCGGCAGCGGTCAAGGAGTTTGAGGCAAAGATCGCCGACATCCGCGAGTATCACCACATCTACCGCGATCTTCCACCCGTAAAGGATGAGCTCGCCGTGCCTAGCCCAAGGCTGCTCGATGACGTCTTCACCGTCCACGAGCGCTATGGGGCCTGCTTCGATATGGACGCGCACTACAACCGCTACAGTGCGTTTATGGTGCACACAAagacgctggcggagggGTGTGCttcggcgtcggcggaggTAAAGAGGGAGCTggccccgctgccgccatcctcAGTTCTCAAGTGGTCGTCGATGTGGCCTGGTCGATTGGACTTCTTCAGCTTCATAAAGGCACTCCCACAGCTGCTGCTACACGAGGTCGAGGCACACCGCAAGGTTCTAGGCTTTGCCCTCTACAGGCCGTTCGttgcggagctgctcgcgtACCTGGAGGGCTTCTACCGTCGCATCCATCCTCTGAAGCCGGCTGCGTTTGAGCGTCTcatggcggaggtggagagtGACGCGGAGAAGTACTGGGCCTCACTTGTGGAGGCCAAGGCAGAGGTTACGagcgtcgcggcggcggcggccgcatccACAGAGGATGACCAAGCTGATGTGCAAGATGTAGAAGACGAGCGAGTGGAGGACAGGgaggcaggcggcgctgcagggtCGTCGTCCAAGGGCCAAACGGCAGTGCCGGTGCGCATTGCGGTGGAGAACAAGGTCGCGTGCGGACTTGCAATCccgccatcgctgcggcagcacgtCAAAAAGTTTAGCCTGTGGCCGTTGCCTTTGATAGAGAAGCTGATACAGGACGTGGCGCAGGCGAGCGGCACCTCtgacggtgccgcggcgtcgacgtcaAAGTACCCCACCAGCCTCGCCGACGTGAAGACGGTGTGCATCATGGAGGCCAAGGCCGCCGCTctgctgcagtcgctccTCTACACCACTTTGGAGACGACCAACAAGTCCCTTTTGCGCGACTACAGCCGAACCTtagaggagctggagaatGACCGCGAGGTGGCTGAGCAAGAATTCCTCGACTCattggaggaggtgcgcaagAACTCGGCAGACACGATGGAAGGTACCGTGGCCCACGCGGCGGAGTATAACTTGAAGCTCGCTCTCGAGGACAGCAAAGGGAGTCGCCGTGGCCGGCACGGAAAGGCGAATGCGCCGGCGCCAGTCGTGCCAGCCCCGGCTGCAACAGAGCTGCCGctagaggaggaagaggagcagctgaTCGGTGAGAACGGCGAGCCCATTCCCCGCTGGCTCGCACAGTTGCACCAGCTGGACAAGATGTTCCGCTGTGACGTCTGCGGCGGCACTATCTACAAGGGTCCGAAGGTGTTTCGCGAGCACTTTGGCGCGGAGCGCCACGCGGAGGgtctgcgccgcctcggcgtgATGCACCACCTGAAGAGCTACGAAGGTATCACCTCCATTCGACAGGTGGTCGAGATGCGGGAGAGGCTCGCCGGTGGAGAGAGCGGCTTTCGCAAACGACTGCGAGACAACACCGACAACGAGGAAATCCAGGATGCTCGCGGTCACGTGGTGACAGCAAAGGAATatctgcgcctgcagcagcggcgacgctga